The sequence TGCGGTGTGCTCGAAGCCATCGAGCACGCCGGTTTGCAGCGACGTATAGACCTCGCCGAAATTCATCGGCGTCGCCGAGGCGCCCATCGCATTCACCGCGCCGACGAAGACCGGCGTCGGAATGGTACGGATTTTGAGACCCTTGAGGTCCGCGACCGTCTTGATCTCCTTCTTCGCGGTCGCGACGTTTCGGTAACCCCACGAATAGAGATAGCCGACGACCTTGAATCCGACCGCTTCCATTTCTTTGGAAAGGTCCGCGCCGACCGGGCCGTCCAGCACACGCTGGACGTGATCGTAGCCCCGGAAGATGAAGGGCAGCCCGATCACGCCGCATTTCGCCTTGCAGAAATTGGCGAACTCGGCCATGCCGCCGATGTGCATGCTGGCGCCGGAACCGAGCTGCATCGCTTCGATCACCTGGCGCGATTGCCCAAGCCCGCTATTAGGGAACAGCCTGACATCGAGGGTCTGCGATCGGCTGTTCACGTAATTGGCGAAAACCCAGGAATACATCTGATGCTCGGTGCCGACGATGTCGTCGGCGCCAGCGTGATTCACGCGGATGATCTTCTTTTGAGCGAATGCGGCGCCGCCGGCAGTGCACAGGATCAAAGCAGCAGCGAATACGGCGAGAGCAAATCGCCGTAGGGTAGTCGATGCGAACGTCATGCCTTCCTCCCTTTACTTGGTCTCTTGATGCCGATTCGGCTGGGTCGTTTGCCGGTCCGATGAAAAGCTGAGTTCTTCCGCCCTTTCGAGTCGTTGTCATACCAATCGCAGGCGCGATCGACGTTTGCCGCGCGCTGCGTTTCGCCCACGGTCCCGGATGCTTTGCCGTCCTGCGCCGTCCCCGAAGACGGGCTCCAGATCGCGTGCCGTTCCGGCAAGCAGAATTCTCATCGCTTTCTCGGCGTCGTCGGGCGCGCGCTTGCGGATCGCTGCTGCAACCGCCAAATGTTCAGCCAGGGAGTTTTCGTAGGATTTGCGCGCGTTCGCGCTGGTCCGAAACAGCGTCAGCAATGCCGTGCGTATCGCGATCGCCAACCGGCTCAACAACATGTTGCCCGATGCACGCAAGATGGTCTCGTGAAAGACGAGGTCGTGCCGGCAGCAGGCCTCGACGTCATGCGGCAATGACTCGGCCATCCCTCGAAACGCGCGTTCGATCTCCAATATTTGCGCGGCACTCGCGCGCTGCGCGGCGAGACGCGCAGCGCCGGGTTCGAAGATCCCGCGCGCCTCGAGCAGCCCGATCAGAAATTCCTCGTCGGGCGGCGCCGCCGCCATCCAACGCAGAATATCCGCGTCAAGCATGTCCCACTGGCTCTTCGCGAGAACCGTCGTGCCCCGCCTCGCTCGAGACTCGATCAGACCTTTGCCGGCGAGCGCCTTGAGGCCCTCGCGCAGCGAGGCCCGACTCACAGAGAGCGTTCGTGCCAGATCTTCCTCGGTCGGAAGCCGATGGCCCGACGCATAGCTGCCGTCGACGATCATTTGCCCGAGCTTGTCGAGGACGCCCGCGGCCTTGCGCCGCTTGACATCGCTGTCGGCGCCGGGACCGGCGCGACGGAAACGCATGTCTCGAACGATCATGGCAAGTCCGGACTTGGCTTGCGGCAATTATCCAATCTATAATCGTAATTGTCAGACTATTTGTCAACGCCTTCCGGCCGGTCGAGCGACTGGACATCGAGCCTCCGCGAGCGCCGGGCGCGCGCAGCCCTGTCCGGAACTGCCGGTCGGGGTTAGTTCGTCACCGCCAGCCCGTCGATCCGCTTCCGGATCGCGCCGTGGGTTGGGCTCGCCGGATCGAGCTGGGCCAGGAGCTTCCGCCAGAGCTCGCCGGCGCGGGCCTTGTTGCCGGCTTCCGCCTCGGCCTCGCCCACGAAGAACAGTGCCTCGGGATTCTCCGGGGCCAAGCGCAGCACCCGGCGCATGGTGGAGACGAAGGCATCGGGCAGCGGGCCGGAAGTCTTGCCCGGCGGATAGATCGTGTGCGCGTAGTCGAGCAGCACGTCGATCCGATCCGGTGCGAGACGGATCGCCTCGGTGTGCGCTTCAAGCGCCTTCTCGCGCTCGCCCAGGACCGCGTAGGAGCGGGCGAGCCGGCGCCAGCCTTCGAGGTCGCCGGGCTCTTGCTTGAGGCGCTCCGCCAGACCATCGACCATGGCGCGGATCATCGCCCCGCGGGCGGCCGGATCGACGGGAACGCCGGCGCCGGTGCTGGCGGGGGCGGCGGCAGGATTCGCCTCCCGGAGCGAAGCACGGCGCTCTTCGAGGTCGATCCTGCCCGCGCGTGCAGTTTCCTCGAGCCGGGCTTTCAAGACCGGCAGCCAGAGCGCATCGGCGGGCGAGTCGAGCTCGAGGGCGAGCCAGGCATCGACTGCAAG comes from Pseudomonadota bacterium and encodes:
- a CDS encoding TRAP transporter substrate-binding protein, translated to MNHAGADDIVGTEHQMYSWVFANYVNSRSQTLDVRLFPNSGLGQSRQVIEAMQLGSGASMHIGGMAEFANFCKAKCGVIGLPFIFRGYDHVQRVLDGPVGADLSKEMEAVGFKVVGYLYSWGYRNVATAKKEIKTVADLKGLKIRTIPTPVFVGAVNAMGASATPMNFGEVYTSLQTGVLDGFEHTASTTLSFKFYEIAKYYALTQHLIDPTVVAFSLAEWSKLDAKEQATIMEASKLATDIARAMSPIRDAESLADLQKRGMIVTRPDMSEARAKAADVQKEMAAKLNAEDLLKQILAQ
- a CDS encoding FadR family transcriptional regulator, coding for MPQAKSGLAMIVRDMRFRRAGPGADSDVKRRKAAGVLDKLGQMIVDGSYASGHRLPTEEDLARTLSVSRASLREGLKALAGKGLIESRARRGTTVLAKSQWDMLDADILRWMAAAPPDEEFLIGLLEARGIFEPGAARLAAQRASAAQILEIERAFRGMAESLPHDVEACCRHDLVFHETILRASGNMLLSRLAIAIRTALLTLFRTSANARKSYENSLAEHLAVAAAIRKRAPDDAEKAMRILLAGTARDLEPVFGDGAGRQSIRDRGRNAARGKRRSRLRLV